One Jaculus jaculus isolate mJacJac1 chromosome 4, mJacJac1.mat.Y.cur, whole genome shotgun sequence genomic window, atatactatgcttatcaatttgcccagtaagcacttcttttaatgttcataaccatatattaatgctactctcactttttgtagcgaaccttctcttttcagatggcagtgacctttggatgactcagaaggcatcatggttctgggaagaagtgacaggagtgctcagcactgcaatatctctattaaaccttccaaagctcagggtccattgtggaagaggtggtggaaagaatataagagccaaaggaagggtaggactccttacaacgtgctcctccagacacaaaatgtcctggatatccatgacctcaaagtgcctgacactacctacataagaccatcataataggaggaaaagatgatgacatcaaaataaaagagagactgattgagaggaagagggatatgatggagaatggagtttcaaaggggaaagtggggggaggcaggacattactatgggatattgtttataatcatggaaattgttaataacaaaataacaataataataataaaaatttggctctgacctgtaactcgcAGTACCAGAAATAGGCACTACTCACACTGAGCTATTGATAGGAGAGACCTGCAagtccccaaaagaagacaagCTTTGTGAAGGCACTTGAGTACCCACgtaaggtaaaaggtaagaccctattactgaagacatcatatgctgctgacacagaacatggagatacCTGGCTAGAATCCTGacgaaagccagtccccagacagcccgactaatgctggaaagcactacatgagctactgggggaacatggccaacaatggtgtgagcaagcaggggtctaagctactcagaagcaaccagcctgtcAAGATgtgcacaccagtgcaatggtggcgcACAGCCTTGATGGGTACCCAatggctttttgattggctaagaggttcagtggaaaggaacccatatctggaactgggaaccagatctgaatcctatggagacaaagattatgctctccaatgtcaagcttctgctagtctttggctaaaacaggGACTACATCCATCCAACTTGCCTCAAATTAATGATTATCcagtttaacctatgctgactttactcaccattggagaatctgtttttccttttcagaacatagtgagacctgaggaggtaAACCACCCCTCCCATCTCAGTCAAGGTGcaggggaaaccacagaggaagtggggagacgagcaggagtgctgcttccctggggagcctgacaagcagcaccagggggaaggaggcagatgctgaggaaactcaacacttacaaagcagagatccagaggctcctgagagctcctcactgaagtacacttaaaacacacccaccaaggctcagggaattttacaaaagtgggggcagaaagattgtaagagccacaggttggggtgtcatgcccagaggcactgccttcccCCCCACCAATAACTGGCTGCTGCtaccacaacacataacccacaacctcacagggaacaccagcaaccccactgaggagggccccctgtgGAATAGgtgcagggaggaagtagaagataataccaacacatgatgtatccatacaaaatatgctctttttttttttttttgttttggtttttcaagatagggtctcactctagcctaggctgacctgtaattcatatgtagtcttaggttggtcttgagctcacagcaatcgtcctaccgctgcctcctgactgagtgcaaggattaaagacgtgagccatcatgcctgtctcatatgttcttaataaagaacaaaaatactgattatggggttggagagatgactcagcagttaaggctcttgcctgcaaagcataaggactcaggttcaattccccagtactcatgtaaagccagatgcacaaagtggctcatgtgtctggagtttgcagcggctagaggcccttaaataaatggataatttaaaattaaaattttaaatgaataatttaaaaaatactgattATGACcacctggcacatgcctttaatcccagtattccagAGGCAAAGCTAAGCAGATCACAGTAAGTTGgagatcactctgagactacatagtgaattccaggtcagccttggcaagagcgagattctacctcaaatcccccacccctcccaaaaACGTACTGATCAAATATCACCACTGAAAACTCACTGTCCATATTGAGAGGTGCTATTAGTTGTACAGTCCAAATTTCAAAGGCTACTTTTTAAATCTCAGTCATTTAGAAGCTTGAAATAACACCCAGTTTGTAGTGATAAGTAAAACTGTATGATGAAAAACTtcatctattatttttaaatcaagttaCCAGAAAACCTAAAGTTACATGCGTGGTTTTGTTGCTGAGAAGTTATACAAAGGAACGCTCAGTTTACAATCAGGTTGACAAAATGTCAACGCACAGCTAACGCTGTCAGGCAATATCTGACTAATGTCAAACAAGAAACTTTATGGGACTCAGGTGGTGGAAATTTGGGGGCCATGCAGAAAGTGAAATGGTCTTGCAGCTATGCAAGACTGCCTAGTGGTCAGTTTCTAGTGACCCAATGGCAGGTCTGGAGTCTTGCGTGCGCCTCCTGCCGGCTCTGCCCCGAGCTTCGCGGGCGAGCGCACTGCGCCGTTTGACCTCCGCGCCGCGCCGTAGCGCAGGGTAGAGCCCTGCCGCTGCCATGGCGGACGTGTCCGAGAGGACTCTGCAGGTGTCAGTCCTGGTGGCTTTTGCCTCCGGAGTGCTCCTGGGCTGGCAGGCAAACCGGTTGCGGAGGCGCTACCTGGACTGGAGGAAGCGGAGGCTGCAGGACAAGCTGGCGATGacgcagaagaagctggacctgGCCTGAGGCCCCGCGCGCTGCCCCTGCCGCCGGCGCGCGCCCCGGCCCGCCCCGCTCCCGccgcccggccccggccccgggccCGACGCGCGTGACCCACGGTGAGCCACGGGCGCTGCGACACGCTGGGGGAGGTTGGTTGGGGTCCCGCCGGTGTCTTGGAGTCGTCCGTGGGTCGCTTGCAGGAAGAGACTGGTTCCCACAGACACCAGAAAAAGGAAAGTCTAATAACTTCGGTGATCGTAGCTTAGTTCACTGCGAGGGTTAAAGGGAAggttgtagccgggcgtggtggtgcgcgcctttaatcccagcactcgggaggcagaggtaggaggatcgccgttgagttgaaggccatcctaagactacattgtgaattccaggtcagcctgggctagagtgagaccctacctcgaaaaaaataaaaatgtgggggggggggcggttttgCCGCGTACTGTGGTTGCACCTTAACATTTAACTTGAAAATGGAAAGTACTTGAacagcatcaaaataaaaaagagagagagagaaagagaaaaaaaaatccaggagtcGTGAATGTATTTCTGCAACCCTACcgcatacatttaaaattttcaaatttcttttttttttctatgaatgattttatattttcttatgtgAACATAACGTTTTGAACAAACTTCTTCATTTCCTAATACAAAGTGATCTTTCATAAACTTAAACTTGATCAGAGAGCTAAAGGTTTTGCTGATAATCAAGGTTAAAGCATTTCATCGCCTGGGTTAGGTAGTCCTCAGCAGCTGGTATTGAAAATCAAGTCTGTTCTTTCCACTAGATCTTTCCCTTCATTTAGATCTGTGGTTAACTTTCTGTGACTGACGCTGCATCTACAATTCACTTTGGGATCAAAGTGGCAGCTTTTAGtccaaattataataaaaatgaagacaggatggaagaccAATTAGTCTTTGGTTGTTCAATAGTCAGTACGACTCAACCTGTATTAGCTGAGACCAAACGCCTCCCAAATACATGCAATTATGCAAATCACACGTGAGGTCTGCATTCCAAACGCTTTCATCTCCGATTAGGACCATTTCCACAGGTCCCAAAACTTGCTCCTGGATGAGATTTTGACCACCTTACGGCAGTTGTTTATCATTAATCACATCATCtaagagacttaaaaaaaaaatcttaattgagTTAATCACCACTGTGCACCCGGGCGAGGTAGCAAATACTACGTACGGTCGTGAGCGCGCATCTTTCCGTGGGAGAACCTTTCTCCCCTCGGATGACTTCCGGGAGCATCGCTGAGGCGGGCGGCAGGGCTCCTGGAGCCGCCGACACGCGCCTAGACTCCGCCCAGCGCCGCCCCCTCGCGCCTGCGcctcaaatttcttttaaaatatttttaaatttttatttaagtatttgacagagaaagaggaaggggagagagcgaatgggcgcaccagagcctccagccaatgtaaaggaactccagacgcgtgcgctcacttgtgcatctgtctaacctggatcctttggctttgcaggcaaaagccttaaccgctaagccatccctccagccctttaaatatttttattttgtttatttattgaacggggggggggcagagagaaagtgggcgtgccagggcctccagccctcccctccccgtTCAAGCATTTTGATACATCCCTGGTAGCGCATTAGTACATCTTGGCATTAACATATTACAAACTCTCATCCAAAGTCTTAAATTGTTGGTAGTTAGAAAAATAAGAGTTTGGGCTTGAACGGCAGGAGCCAGTCAGAGCTTTTCATCAGATCTGGGCATTGTGAATTTTCGGGGCCTTAGTTTTGTGGTGTATTCTACCAAGTCTTATAGTTCATGGTTTAACATCACAGTATAGTAATTCGAAGTTACAGATTATGTAttaatatcttttttaatattttgtttccaACAGCTTTTTGAAGATGGACGCTGAGTGCTGGGAAGAATTAAAGTTCTTGCACTTTatgaatctattttttaaataaacaacctTAAACATCtttaaaccttttattttatttttccaggaaaTACTCTTTATTGTTAAGAATGAAAAAGCGCTAGCAATTTATGTGTCATTAAAGGAAGGTTTCAGTGTGTTATGGGAGGTGTAATTACAACCATATCATAGAATCTGAAGTcattaaaaatatcttcaaagaAGTGCCAAAGGCATGCAAAATATGTGGTGAAAAAGCTGACACAAAATCAAATTTAAACATAGATATGGTGTCACACAACTGTAACAGCAGCCCTTGGGAGGATGAGTAGAAGAACCTTGTTTTCAAGGCCAACCAGAGCTATACAGAGAAgccttgtcttaaaaaacaaaaccaagccgggtgtggtggcgcatgcctttaatcccagcactcgggaggcagaggtaggtggatcactgagagttcaaggccaccctgagaatacatagtaattccaggtcagcctgagctagagtgagaccctaccttagaaaaccaaaaaaaaaaaaaaaaaacaaaaccagacaggcatggtggcgcacgcctttaatcccagcactcaggagacagaggtaggaggatggctgtgagttcgaggccagcctgagactacatagtgaattccaggtcagcctggcctagagcgagaccctacctcaaaaacaaagaaacaaacaaacaacaacaacaacaaaaaaaaaaaacatgggctggagagatagcttagcagttaaggcgcttgcctccagagcctgagtacccatgttcaaccctTAAGTTCCCAcaaaagctagacacacaaaggtgaggcaagtgcaaggttgcacatgcctagtgggtggcacaagcatctggagttcgatttcagtggctaaggccatggtgtgccaatcctctgtctgtctgtctctctctctctctctctctaaaattaaaaaaaaaaaagacctgtgtCATGATGGTAGTATTTATGAGGACCTATATTCTATCCCCAGTAATAAAAAacgaaaattaaatttaagacataaccgggagtggtgatgcacacctttaatcccagcactagggaggcaaaggcaggagaattgctgtgagttcaaggccacctgagacttcatagtgaattccaagtcagcctgagctacagtgagaccctacctcaaaaaactaaatatatatacacacacacatacatatctcaaaatgaaccttttatttttaaaagggaaaagggGTATGTTGCCTGTCATTCAGTTTCCTGCTGTAAGAGAGCtgggaatctttttaaaaataattttaaaaatctttatttaataagggagagagagaacatgcgagagagcacaccagggcctccagccactgcaatgaaccagacacatgtgccaccttgtgcatctagttttatgtgggtaccaggaaattgaaccttgatcctttggctttgccagcaagtgccttgaccactaagcaatctttccagcctgggaTCTGGATTCTTAAAGGTAATATTTTCTTCTGCAATCGGCCACAACCTTAGTATAGCCACAAGGCAGAGTAGGCCAGGGGACCACAATGTGTCCTTTTCCTGGAAATGTTCAGGAAAGCACTGGGCCTTGTAAGCCTGACTGAAGTAAGGATGATATGTATAAGGCTTTTGCTTCAAACAGTGATGGTTTACTCCAAGTATAGAGTGTTCATTTTTATTGGCAAAATCATATACTCTTTGTCATTATGGAATATACGTGCAAGGAGAAACCCTCTGGAATAGAGCTTATTGATGGATCTCAGCCTTACTAACAGTGACTGACTATATCCTATTTTTGTTTCACAAGAGGTAGTGTCTAGCAGCCTACCTTTGAGCATTCTTgtgaaaatttaattttgtgtCTCAGCTCCATTTAATATAGGAAAATTCAGAAAAATGGTTTCCATACAGCCTCCCTCTCTGCTCATTGTCCTGGGACTGTTATGCCTTATCATTTCCAcctgtttttatttctgtgacaCCAGCATGGGCTGAAATGTTGGTTCTCAGGGTTTCATCCCATCTAGGCTCCAGTTTGCTCAAGCTTCCTAGTCACCAGCCTACACTGAGGCTGAGTTGAGGATCTTTGACACAGCGTAGGTTTATTGAAGCACATACTGCTCCAAACTTGAGGCTGTGCTGTGTTAAAGTTCTGTTCCtttggctggtggccctggtcaTTCCAATGTTGATTCTTTCTCATGCCTTGCACGCCCCACCCTAGCATGAAAACTCCTGTTTCATGTCTGAGTATCCCTTCTGAATATGCTTTTCTCACTCCTAAGACTCTCTATCCTATGAGAGATTCAGGTACTCCAGGCCACTTCGAATCTTGCTTTCTGCCTACTATAtctttatggtgtgtgtgtgtctgtgtccagTTCAATGGGCAATTACCTCTGACACTTTTTAATCTACTTTTGCTTTAAATGTGTGGGGGTCTTCCCGCCAAAAAATTGTTTACCATGgagataataattattattattattttgccaaATTGGATCAGTTGGGAACCACAAGTCGCTGTGGAATACTGGGAATGACTCCTTGGTGACTCACTGAAATACATGTGTGCCCTTCCCCTCACCCCAGCATTTGTCACTGTCATTTAGTCACAGCCTCTTTCTGTCATGGTTGGCTCAAGTCTCCTTTAGTAAGTCCTTTTCTGCCCCTTGAAAGCTTCTCAAACCTACTCCTTTGGTCCATGTTATTTCAGTCATATCCTGGACCTCAGCTTTGTTGAGTGACTTTGGGAAGACATTTATTCATGACAGAGCAAAGAAACAGTTCCACCCAAGACTTGTATTTTAACTGACTTTTTGGAGTGCGGGTGGGTCAGAGTCAGGCGTCTCATGAAGATCATATAGGAAAGCTCTCTAGCAGGCTCACATTGTATCTTAAATTTGTTTTGCAAAACTGGCACCAGGAAACAGCGTAAGAGACGCCCGCCTCCCTCCGCAGGCACGCGGTATAACAGTGATGTATAATTTGGGACCGGGTGGGCGTTCCGCAATCCCTAGCCTTCGGTGAGGAAAACGACTCCCTGGGCAAGGCGCCCGCGACAGAACGCAGGCCCGGCGGCCCGGCGGCCCGGGAAGAACCTCCCGGCAGGCTCCTCGCGGCCGGGCGCGCGGCGGCGGCGTCATCTTCCGGGGCCGGCGCCTTGGTTTCCCCGGCAACCGGCGCGCTCCCGGCTGGCGCAGCCCGGCGATGTTCGCCAGGCGGCAGCGGGGCCCGTTGCAGGCGTTGCGGCGCCGCAACCAGGAGCTGAAGCTGCAGGTAGGAGCGGCGGGACGGAGGCCCGCTCCCGAGCCGGGGAGGGCGGGCGGTCCCCGCGGCCACCGGCCCCTCCCCCTGCGAGCCACTGAGCCGCCCGCCGCCCGGACACCTCGGTCCCCGTCTAAACTCCAGCAGCCCGCGCGCAGCCCAGCTCCCCCTCCGCTCCCAAGGGTCCTCTCCTAGGACCGAAATGGGAGAGGTGTCAAGAAGTAGTACGTAAGAACATTGAGATTGGACAAATTGAGGCAAGGTCGTGACATAGGCAGAACGTGCAAGTAACAGGTTAGCATGAAAGAGAAGTTAATTTCAAAGATGAGTATTTGCAAAGGAGGTAAGGttgcaaatatatatgtttttaaataatcaTCATACTCAGTCCTGGGGAATACATGATGGAACAGGCACTGTCTTGGTGAATAAGATACAGCAGTTTTAGACAGCAGTTTGACAAGACGTAGCAAATATTTAATGCTCCTAGACTGAGTGATTGCACTTTAAGGAATCTGCCACATGTAATTAAGAACTGGAAGATAAATCATATAAATCTTCGCATTATTGCCTACAATGAAAATGGGTGTGATTAAGTGATCAGTACCCATGAATGGATTATTACTGCTGGTGATTCCTTCTCCTCTTGTCTTGAAAGAAAGAATTCAGGGGAGTTTAAACAAAAATTGCtgtagcaaaacaagcaaagtgCACACAAAGCGAGATTGGAGTGGGCTGGcccaaagtggggggggggcaagcaaCCCAGTGGGCTCTGACATGTGGGTTTTAAAGAAGAGTTTGTAAATATGATCCTTCAAACGGCCTCCTTTTTAAAGTCTTTCCTCCTGTGATCCTCTAGAGAAAAACCCTGTGGGGGGAGTAAAAGATGTAAAGAAGTCAGGGTCTTTTGAGGTTGAAGACCCTTGCAAATGTACGTGTTTGACAATTGGGAAACTGACCTGGTGCCTTCCTTTCTGACATAGCAGGAACAACCTAACTGCAGCTCCAAGGTTGTTTAGCCACAAAGGACGTTTTGTCAGACATCACTACACAGATGCAGCTGCAGTTTTCCTTGGTGGCATTATATCTGACTCCTGGCCTTCCCAGTATCATCATGACATTATAATACTGTGACTAAAGTTTtgtacagtgttttgttttgttttgatttttgaggtatggtttcactctactgtgtctcagggtggcctcaaactcatggcaatcctcctacccctgcctcccaagtgctgcaaatgctggggttaaaggcatgcaccactatgtccaggTTTTTGAAGAGCTTTTTGACATActtgtaaaaatatttgttataaaGTAGTGTTAGAAAAGGCATGTAAAATGGTAGACTATACATGACTCCCATCACATTTGCTATTTAAAGTATACATAGAAAAAATATAGGAGAAGCGTGCCAAAACCTGGGCAGTAGAGTGCCTGTGGTCATTgttcttgctttttaaatattttaaaaatacggAATTCCTattacttttttggtttgtttgtttgtttgttttttagaggtagggtctcactgtagctcaggctgacctggaattcactatgtagtctcagagtagcctcaaactcaccacagtcctcctacctctatctcctgggtgctgggattaaaggtgtgcaccaccatgcctgacttttgtttgtttcttgaggtatgatcccgatatagcccaggctaacctggaattcactatgtagtctcaggctgacctcaaattcatggtgatcctatgcctcccaattgctgggattaaaggcatgcgacaccatccCCAGTtcctattacttttaaaaataaaaaaaaacaagctgggtgtgatggcacacactttaattctacttgggaggcagaggcagtaggattgctgtgagttgaagacaaccctgagactacatagtgaattccaggtcagcctgagctacagtgagaccctaccttggaaacaaaaataaaaaataaataaataataaaaatagcactTAATGggcaattcatttattttctgaaattgttattttatttcttaaaatgtaatCTATAAGGACTTTTGTTttccaagtattttctttaaataagattattttataatttttgttattttgaggcaaggtctcactcttgtccaggtgactgggaactcactctgtagtccaggctggtctcaaacttatggtttagccttccaagtgatgggatcaCAGTAGTAAACCACCATTCCTGACctgattttataattattttattttattttatttatttgagagaggaagaggcagatagagaatgggtatgccagggccttcagccattgcaaacaaattccaaacacatgtgccaccttgtacatctggcttatgttggtacagGGGTATTatattaaacctgggtccttaggtttcataggcagtctccttagctgctaagccatctctccagctctaattttataagtttttgaacatgtgcatgtatgtgtgtatgcatatgtatgtgtacatgcatgtgtgcatgtgtaggcagGAGGGCAACCCTCAGGGGTCATCTTCAGGTATGCTGcccatctgttttttaaaaaattaattttaagccaggcgtggtggcgcatgcctttaatcccagcactcaggaggcagaggtaggaggatcgctgtgagttcgaggtcaccctgagactacatagagaattccaggtcagcctgagttaaagtgagaccctacctcgaaaaaccaaaaaaaaaaaaaaaattatttttattaatattttattttttacttatttatttgacagagagaaagagagagagagagaatgagcacaccagggctccagcgaatgcaaacgaattccagaagcatgtgccctttgtgcatctggcttatgtgggatctttggctttgcagacaaacactttaactgctaagccatccctcca contains:
- the Mtln gene encoding mitoregulin, yielding MADVSERTLQVSVLVAFASGVLLGWQANRLRRRYLDWRKRRLQDKLAMTQKKLDLA